A portion of the Amia ocellicauda isolate fAmiCal2 chromosome 22, fAmiCal2.hap1, whole genome shotgun sequence genome contains these proteins:
- the ankfy1 gene encoding rabankyrin-5 isoform X2, with product MQQKLAETEKRCAMLAVQANQESTSDSFISRLLAIVAELYQQDQYSDLKVKVGGKTYSAHKFVLAARSEVWSLANLASTTELDLSDAKPEVAMAMLRWAYTDELELKEDDVFLTDLMKLANRFQLQLLRERCEKGVMSSVNVRNCIRFYQTAEELSAATLMNYCAEIIASHWDDLRKEDFSSMSAQLLYKMIKSKTEFPLHKAIKVEREDVVFLYLIEMDSQLPGKLNDLDNNGDLALDLALSRRLESIATTLVNNKADVDMVDQSGWSLLHKAIQRGDEFASTFLIRHSAQVNAATVGAVETPLHLVCSFSPKKHSAEVMAGMARIAEALLKAGAKPNMQNSRGRTPLHEAVVSGNEPVFNQLLQCKQLDLELKDHEGSTALWLALQYITVSSDQTVNPFEDDVPVVNGTSFDENSLAARLIQHGSDPNAPDSTTGNCLLQRAAGAGNEAAALFLATHGAKVNHSNKWGETPLHTACRNGLANLTAELLQQGANPNLQTKQALEEDRGQGVYLQSPLHMAIAYDHPDVVSVILEQKANALHATNNLQIIPDFSLKDSMDQTVLGLALWTGMHTIAAQLLGSGAAINDTMPSGHTLLHMAIQRQDSKSALFLLEHQADINVRTRDGESALQLAISNQLPLVVDAICTRGADMSVVDEKGNPPLWLALEKGLEDIASTLVRHGCDATCWNSGPGGCQQTLLHRAVDENNENMSCFLIRSGCDVNSPRKPGPNGEGDEEAHDGQTPLHLAASWGLEEVVQCLLEFGANVNAQDAEGRAPVHVAISNQHNVIIQLLISHPEIRLNVRDRQGMTPFACAMTHKNNKAAEAILKREPGAAEQVDNKGRNFLHVAVQNSDIESVLFLISVQANVNSRVQDAAKLTPLHLAVQAGSEIIVRNLLLAGAKVNELTKHRQTALHLAAQQDLPTICSVLLENGVDFAAVDENGNNALHLAVMHGRLNNVRALLTESNIDAEAFNLRGQSPMHILGQYGKENAAAIFELFLECMPEYPLDKPDNEGNTVLLLAYMKGNANLCRAIVRAGARLGVNNNQGINIFNYQVATKQLLFRLLDMLSKEPPWCDGSNCYECIAKFGVTTRKHHCRHCGRLLCHKCSMKEIPIIKFDLNKPVRVCDICFDVLTLGGVS from the exons ATGCAGCAGAAGCTGGCCGAGACGGAGAAGCGCTGTGCCATGTTGGCGGTCCAGGCCAACCAGGAAAGCACCAGCGACTCCTTCATCAGCCGTCTGCTGGCCATCGTGGCCGAGCTGTACCAGCAGGACCAGTACAG TGACTTGAAGGTAAAAGTTGGTGGGAAGACCTACAGCGCTCATAAGTTTGTACTGGCAGCGCGCAGTGAGGTCTGGAGTCTGGCCAACCTTGCATCCACTACAGAACTGGACTTGTCTG ATGCCAAGCCGGAAGTTGCCATGGCGATGCTGCGCTGGGCATACACAGACGAGCTGGAGCTTAAGGAGGACGATGTCTTCCTGACTGATCTCATGAAACTGGCCAACCGCTTCCAGCTGCAGCTCCTGCGAGAGAG GTGTGAGAAGGGCGTGATGTCCTCGGTCAATGTGAGGAACTGTATTCGGTTTTACCAGACCGCGGAGGAGCTCAGTGCCGCCACACTGATGAACTATTGTGCCGAGATCATTGccagccactgg GATGACCTGAGGAAGGAGGACTTCAGCAGCATGAGCGCACAGCTGCTGTACAAGATGATTAAATCCAAAACCGAGTTCCCCTTACACAAAGCCATTAAAGTGGAGCGGGAGGATGTGGTATTCCTCTACCTCATCGAGATGGATTCACAG cTGCCTGGGAAGCTGAACGACCTGGACAACAACGGGGACCTGGCCCTGGACCTGGCTCTGTCTCGTAGGCTGGAGAGCATTGCCACCACGCTGGTCAACAACAAGGCTGACGTGGACATGGTGGACCAGAGCGGCTGGAGCCTGCTTCACAAGGCCATCCAGAGAG GGGATGAGTTTGCCTCCACCTTCCTGATCCGGCACTCGGCCCAGGTGAATGCTGCCACGGTGGGTGCTGTCGAGACCCCTCTGCACCTGGTCTGCTCCTTCAGCCCAAAAAAGCACTCGGCGGAGGTGATGGCCGGCATGGCCCGCATTGCGGAAGCTCTGCTCAAAGCCGGGGCCAAGCCCAACATGCAGAACAGCCGAGGCAG GACCCCTTTACACGAGGCAGTGGTGTCCGGGAACGAGCCTGTCTTCAACCAGCTCCTGCAGTGCAAACA GTtggatctggagctgaaggaccaCGAGGGCAGCACGGCTCTGTGGCTGGCCCTGCAGTACATCACCGTCTCCTCGGACCAGACGGTCAACCCCTTCGAGGACGACGTGCCCGTGGTCAACGGCACCTCCTTCGATGAGAACAGCTTGGCGGCACGGCTCATCCAGCACGGCAGCGACCCCAACGCCCCAGACAGCACCACAG GGAACTGCCTTTTGCAGAGGGCTGCCGGCGCTGGCAACGAGGCGGCCGCGCTCTTCCTCGCCACGCATGGGGCAAAGGTCAACCACAGCAACAAATGG GGGGAGACGCCGCTGCACACGGCCTGTCGGAATGGCCTGGCCAACCTGACTGCGGAGCTGCTGCAACAGGGCGCCAACCCCAACCTGCAGACCAAGCAGGCCCTGGAGGAGGACCGGGGCCAGGGTGTCTACCTGCAGAGCCCCCTGCACATGGCCATAGCCTACGACCACCCCGACGTGGTGTCTGTCATCTTGGAGCAGAAAG CCAACGCGCTCCACGCCACCAACAACCTGCAGATCATCCCAGACTTCAGCCTCAAGGACTCTATGGATCAGACAGTCCTTGGCCTTGCCCTCTGGACAG GCATGCACACAATAGCTGCCCAGCTCCTCGGCTCTGGCGCTGCCATCAACGATACCATGCCGAGCGGGCACACCCTGCTGCACATGGCCATCCAGAGACAGGACAGCAAGAGCGCCCTCTTCCTGCTGGAGCACCAGGCAGACATCAACGTCAG GACTCGCGATGGAGAGTCGGCTCTTCAACTGGCCATCAGCAACCAGCTCCCCCTGGTGGTGGACGCCATCTGCACACGGGGGGCCGACATGTCCGTGGTGGACGAGAAGGGGAACCCCCCGCTTTGGCTGGCCCTGGAGAAAGGCCTGGAGGACATCGCCTCCACCCTG GTGAGGCATGGCTGCGACGCCACTTGCTGGAACTCAGGCCCAGGCGGCTGTCAGCAGACCCTCCTGCACCGGGCTGTGGACGAGAACAATGAGAACATGTCCTGCTTCCTCATCCGCAG TGGCTGTGACGTGAACAGCCCCAGGAAGCCGGGGCCCAACGGAGAGGGGGATGAGGAGGCCCACGATGGGCAGACGCCCCTGCACCTGGCAGCGAGCTGGGGGCTGGAGGAAGTGGTGCAGTGCCTTCTGGAGTTCGGGGCCAACGTCAACGCCCAG GATGCGGAGGGCAGAGCTCCGGTCCACGTGGCCATCAGCAACCAGCACAACGTCATCATCCAGCTGCTCATCTCCCACCCCGAGATCCGCCTGAATGTGCGGGATCGCCAGGGCATGACCCCCTTCGCCTGCGCCATGACCCACaagaacaacaaggccgccgaGGCTATCCTGAAGAGGGAGCCGGGAGCTGCCGAGCAG GTGGACAACAAGGGGCGGAACTTCCTCCACGTGGCTGTGCAGAACTCGGACATCGAGAGCGTGCTGTTCCTCATCAGCGTCCAGGCCAACGTCAACTCGCGTGTTCAGGACGCCGCCAAACTCACCCCCCTGCACCTGGCTGTGCAGGCTGGCTCCGAAATCATCGTCCGCAACCTG CTGCTGGCTGGGGCCAAAGTCAACGAGCTGACCAAACACCGGCAGACCGCCCTGCACTTGGCTGCCCAGCAGGACCTGCCCACCATCTGCTCCGTGCTCTTGGAGAATGGGGTGGACTTCGCCGCCGTGGACGAGAACGGCAATAACG CTCTCCACCTCGCTGTGATGCATGGGCGCCTGAACAATGTGAGAGCCCTCCTCACAGAGTCCAACATCGACGCGGAGGCCTTCAACCTCAG GGGTCAGTCTCCAATGCACATCCTGGGGCAGTATGGGAAAGAGAACGCGGCCGCCATTTTCGAGCTGTTCCTCGAGTGCATGCCTGAGTATCCTCTGGACAAGCCTGACAATGAGGGGAACACAG TGCTCCTGCTTGCCTACATGAAGGGCAACGCCAATCTGTGCCGTGCCATCGTGAGGGCCGGGGCACGGCTGGGTGTTAACAACAACCAAGGCATCAACATCTTCAACTACCAGGTGGCCACCAAGCAGCTGCTCTTCCGGCTCCTAG ACATGTTGTCCAAAGAGCCGCCATGGTGTGACGGATCCAACTGTTACGAGTGCATTGCAAAGTTTGGAGTCACCACAAGGAAACATCACTG ccGTCACTGTGGCCGCCTGCTCTGTCACAAGTGCTCCATGAAGGAGATCCCCATCATCAAGTTTGACCTGAACAAGCCCGTCCGGGTGTGCGACATCTGCTTCGACGTGCTGACTCTGGGAGGCGTGTCCTAG
- the ube2g1a gene encoding ubiquitin-conjugating enzyme E2 G1a, which produces MTEPQSALLLRRQLAELNKNPVEGFSAGLIDDNDLYRWEVLIIGPPDTLYEGGVFKAHLTFPKDYPLRPPKMKFITEIWHPNVDKNGDVCISILHEPGEDKYGYEKPEERWLPIHTVETIMISVISMLADPNGDSPANVDAAKEWREDRNGEFKRKVARCVRKSQETAFE; this is translated from the exons ATGACGGAGCCGCAGTCCGCGCTGTTACTCAGGAGACAGCTGGCAG AACTGAACAAAAATCCAGTGGAGGGTTTCTCTGCAGGTTTAATAGATGACAATGACCTTTACCGATGGGAAGTCCTAATAATTGGCCCTCCAGATACTCTGTA TGAAGGTGGTGTGTTTAAGGCACATCTCACTTTCCCCAAAGATTATCCACTCAGGCCTCCAAAAATGAAATTCATTACAGAAATATGGCATCCAAATG TTGACAAGAATGGCgatgtatgtatttctatttTGCACGAGCCTGGAGAGGATAAATACGGTTATGAAAAGCCAGAGGAACGTTGGCTTCCGATTCACACGGTGGAAACTATAATGATTAGCGTAATCTCGATGTTAGCAGATCCCAATGGAGATTCTCCTGCTAATGTGGATGCGGCG AAAGAATGGAGGGAAGACCGAAATGGAGAATTCAAAAGGAAAGTTGCTCGCTGTGTAAGAAAGAGCCAAGAGACTGCCTTTGAGTGA
- the ankfy1 gene encoding rabankyrin-5 isoform X1 → MAEEEVAKLQKHLALLRQEYVKMQQKLAETEKRCAMLAVQANQESTSDSFISRLLAIVAELYQQDQYSDLKVKVGGKTYSAHKFVLAARSEVWSLANLASTTELDLSDAKPEVAMAMLRWAYTDELELKEDDVFLTDLMKLANRFQLQLLRERCEKGVMSSVNVRNCIRFYQTAEELSAATLMNYCAEIIASHWDDLRKEDFSSMSAQLLYKMIKSKTEFPLHKAIKVEREDVVFLYLIEMDSQLPGKLNDLDNNGDLALDLALSRRLESIATTLVNNKADVDMVDQSGWSLLHKAIQRGDEFASTFLIRHSAQVNAATVGAVETPLHLVCSFSPKKHSAEVMAGMARIAEALLKAGAKPNMQNSRGRTPLHEAVVSGNEPVFNQLLQCKQLDLELKDHEGSTALWLALQYITVSSDQTVNPFEDDVPVVNGTSFDENSLAARLIQHGSDPNAPDSTTGNCLLQRAAGAGNEAAALFLATHGAKVNHSNKWGETPLHTACRNGLANLTAELLQQGANPNLQTKQALEEDRGQGVYLQSPLHMAIAYDHPDVVSVILEQKANALHATNNLQIIPDFSLKDSMDQTVLGLALWTGMHTIAAQLLGSGAAINDTMPSGHTLLHMAIQRQDSKSALFLLEHQADINVRTRDGESALQLAISNQLPLVVDAICTRGADMSVVDEKGNPPLWLALEKGLEDIASTLVRHGCDATCWNSGPGGCQQTLLHRAVDENNENMSCFLIRSGCDVNSPRKPGPNGEGDEEAHDGQTPLHLAASWGLEEVVQCLLEFGANVNAQDAEGRAPVHVAISNQHNVIIQLLISHPEIRLNVRDRQGMTPFACAMTHKNNKAAEAILKREPGAAEQVDNKGRNFLHVAVQNSDIESVLFLISVQANVNSRVQDAAKLTPLHLAVQAGSEIIVRNLLLAGAKVNELTKHRQTALHLAAQQDLPTICSVLLENGVDFAAVDENGNNALHLAVMHGRLNNVRALLTESNIDAEAFNLRGQSPMHILGQYGKENAAAIFELFLECMPEYPLDKPDNEGNTVLLLAYMKGNANLCRAIVRAGARLGVNNNQGINIFNYQVATKQLLFRLLDMLSKEPPWCDGSNCYECIAKFGVTTRKHHCRHCGRLLCHKCSMKEIPIIKFDLNKPVRVCDICFDVLTLGGVS, encoded by the exons ATGGCGGAAG AGGAGGTGGCCAAGCTGCAGAAGCACCTGGCCCTTCTACGCCAGGAGTACGTGAAGATGCAGCAGAAGCTGGCCGAGACGGAGAAGCGCTGTGCCATGTTGGCGGTCCAGGCCAACCAGGAAAGCACCAGCGACTCCTTCATCAGCCGTCTGCTGGCCATCGTGGCCGAGCTGTACCAGCAGGACCAGTACAG TGACTTGAAGGTAAAAGTTGGTGGGAAGACCTACAGCGCTCATAAGTTTGTACTGGCAGCGCGCAGTGAGGTCTGGAGTCTGGCCAACCTTGCATCCACTACAGAACTGGACTTGTCTG ATGCCAAGCCGGAAGTTGCCATGGCGATGCTGCGCTGGGCATACACAGACGAGCTGGAGCTTAAGGAGGACGATGTCTTCCTGACTGATCTCATGAAACTGGCCAACCGCTTCCAGCTGCAGCTCCTGCGAGAGAG GTGTGAGAAGGGCGTGATGTCCTCGGTCAATGTGAGGAACTGTATTCGGTTTTACCAGACCGCGGAGGAGCTCAGTGCCGCCACACTGATGAACTATTGTGCCGAGATCATTGccagccactgg GATGACCTGAGGAAGGAGGACTTCAGCAGCATGAGCGCACAGCTGCTGTACAAGATGATTAAATCCAAAACCGAGTTCCCCTTACACAAAGCCATTAAAGTGGAGCGGGAGGATGTGGTATTCCTCTACCTCATCGAGATGGATTCACAG cTGCCTGGGAAGCTGAACGACCTGGACAACAACGGGGACCTGGCCCTGGACCTGGCTCTGTCTCGTAGGCTGGAGAGCATTGCCACCACGCTGGTCAACAACAAGGCTGACGTGGACATGGTGGACCAGAGCGGCTGGAGCCTGCTTCACAAGGCCATCCAGAGAG GGGATGAGTTTGCCTCCACCTTCCTGATCCGGCACTCGGCCCAGGTGAATGCTGCCACGGTGGGTGCTGTCGAGACCCCTCTGCACCTGGTCTGCTCCTTCAGCCCAAAAAAGCACTCGGCGGAGGTGATGGCCGGCATGGCCCGCATTGCGGAAGCTCTGCTCAAAGCCGGGGCCAAGCCCAACATGCAGAACAGCCGAGGCAG GACCCCTTTACACGAGGCAGTGGTGTCCGGGAACGAGCCTGTCTTCAACCAGCTCCTGCAGTGCAAACA GTtggatctggagctgaaggaccaCGAGGGCAGCACGGCTCTGTGGCTGGCCCTGCAGTACATCACCGTCTCCTCGGACCAGACGGTCAACCCCTTCGAGGACGACGTGCCCGTGGTCAACGGCACCTCCTTCGATGAGAACAGCTTGGCGGCACGGCTCATCCAGCACGGCAGCGACCCCAACGCCCCAGACAGCACCACAG GGAACTGCCTTTTGCAGAGGGCTGCCGGCGCTGGCAACGAGGCGGCCGCGCTCTTCCTCGCCACGCATGGGGCAAAGGTCAACCACAGCAACAAATGG GGGGAGACGCCGCTGCACACGGCCTGTCGGAATGGCCTGGCCAACCTGACTGCGGAGCTGCTGCAACAGGGCGCCAACCCCAACCTGCAGACCAAGCAGGCCCTGGAGGAGGACCGGGGCCAGGGTGTCTACCTGCAGAGCCCCCTGCACATGGCCATAGCCTACGACCACCCCGACGTGGTGTCTGTCATCTTGGAGCAGAAAG CCAACGCGCTCCACGCCACCAACAACCTGCAGATCATCCCAGACTTCAGCCTCAAGGACTCTATGGATCAGACAGTCCTTGGCCTTGCCCTCTGGACAG GCATGCACACAATAGCTGCCCAGCTCCTCGGCTCTGGCGCTGCCATCAACGATACCATGCCGAGCGGGCACACCCTGCTGCACATGGCCATCCAGAGACAGGACAGCAAGAGCGCCCTCTTCCTGCTGGAGCACCAGGCAGACATCAACGTCAG GACTCGCGATGGAGAGTCGGCTCTTCAACTGGCCATCAGCAACCAGCTCCCCCTGGTGGTGGACGCCATCTGCACACGGGGGGCCGACATGTCCGTGGTGGACGAGAAGGGGAACCCCCCGCTTTGGCTGGCCCTGGAGAAAGGCCTGGAGGACATCGCCTCCACCCTG GTGAGGCATGGCTGCGACGCCACTTGCTGGAACTCAGGCCCAGGCGGCTGTCAGCAGACCCTCCTGCACCGGGCTGTGGACGAGAACAATGAGAACATGTCCTGCTTCCTCATCCGCAG TGGCTGTGACGTGAACAGCCCCAGGAAGCCGGGGCCCAACGGAGAGGGGGATGAGGAGGCCCACGATGGGCAGACGCCCCTGCACCTGGCAGCGAGCTGGGGGCTGGAGGAAGTGGTGCAGTGCCTTCTGGAGTTCGGGGCCAACGTCAACGCCCAG GATGCGGAGGGCAGAGCTCCGGTCCACGTGGCCATCAGCAACCAGCACAACGTCATCATCCAGCTGCTCATCTCCCACCCCGAGATCCGCCTGAATGTGCGGGATCGCCAGGGCATGACCCCCTTCGCCTGCGCCATGACCCACaagaacaacaaggccgccgaGGCTATCCTGAAGAGGGAGCCGGGAGCTGCCGAGCAG GTGGACAACAAGGGGCGGAACTTCCTCCACGTGGCTGTGCAGAACTCGGACATCGAGAGCGTGCTGTTCCTCATCAGCGTCCAGGCCAACGTCAACTCGCGTGTTCAGGACGCCGCCAAACTCACCCCCCTGCACCTGGCTGTGCAGGCTGGCTCCGAAATCATCGTCCGCAACCTG CTGCTGGCTGGGGCCAAAGTCAACGAGCTGACCAAACACCGGCAGACCGCCCTGCACTTGGCTGCCCAGCAGGACCTGCCCACCATCTGCTCCGTGCTCTTGGAGAATGGGGTGGACTTCGCCGCCGTGGACGAGAACGGCAATAACG CTCTCCACCTCGCTGTGATGCATGGGCGCCTGAACAATGTGAGAGCCCTCCTCACAGAGTCCAACATCGACGCGGAGGCCTTCAACCTCAG GGGTCAGTCTCCAATGCACATCCTGGGGCAGTATGGGAAAGAGAACGCGGCCGCCATTTTCGAGCTGTTCCTCGAGTGCATGCCTGAGTATCCTCTGGACAAGCCTGACAATGAGGGGAACACAG TGCTCCTGCTTGCCTACATGAAGGGCAACGCCAATCTGTGCCGTGCCATCGTGAGGGCCGGGGCACGGCTGGGTGTTAACAACAACCAAGGCATCAACATCTTCAACTACCAGGTGGCCACCAAGCAGCTGCTCTTCCGGCTCCTAG ACATGTTGTCCAAAGAGCCGCCATGGTGTGACGGATCCAACTGTTACGAGTGCATTGCAAAGTTTGGAGTCACCACAAGGAAACATCACTG ccGTCACTGTGGCCGCCTGCTCTGTCACAAGTGCTCCATGAAGGAGATCCCCATCATCAAGTTTGACCTGAACAAGCCCGTCCGGGTGTGCGACATCTGCTTCGACGTGCTGACTCTGGGAGGCGTGTCCTAG